From the Lathyrus oleraceus cultivar Zhongwan6 chromosome 4, CAAS_Psat_ZW6_1.0, whole genome shotgun sequence genome, one window contains:
- the LOC127074594 gene encoding auxilin-like protein 1 isoform X1 produces MESVTHSRQPNKVSVTLPKKITNGTFSSTKTLYDDVYGGPPKFTASSISPRFEDYGEIFSSFHAARSSSIPVLDLPAVDAGEVFFDFRRNAFDYAEVFGGSGGLDFWSSYEDLFREGDYDEEEKEEEEAWTSVETDSFSGDLDHFGSNVGVSSDGLFQSIDGNTEFNISFHKVNGTSNEDMSKRKAHITQLPAVPGVTHVVDETKLFHRTDPSLQVVDDIDLDMEFSAGRGKRNHHKKMMSRPCNVTSGEQILRSDLDLHDGYDRNVSHSSEMFITVSDVSLRTIPSQLPPPCRPPPLLDPSKGYTSESHSNSERIDSEDTFGDGSPPFFDVEVDINSSASVVKEATYRSEAKVRTVKDLKGRKKRGSESSIKSTFDVKTNETEMSENITRFNSLNDERVLATCDRRSGKIKISATDERQKDRKAAPVISKPLEGKKHLNLFEEKHMKESRPSQDSDQSIEVGTWKEADEFIELVGTEESQKVFLPINHPKCLVQDARTFEHWRKEGEASNIQEEYKKVKASLESYQPDEYKKKSKAERGAYEQVKNIRRSKSSSVECRQREPVRNDEITEISELEKSEKIRMASQHRKTEKKATKANQVESEISKEVDGQELSSVQFSLKLKENEKKLKQNGELHMGVKNHKHSQIVKENETFQREAFAPEASEGEERVKDSEELEKFNGRSNQAIKLDKPEENVTCARENEIISEQHIQNRSGLQESQKGSFKNKGSSEGQKPAHGRVVNETRLREEDFESGLNKTKTEVAFERRTNEACVEDQSKEKFKVVSNEYGKSNGLEETSESEGTLKVRKQAIELERQSGNEAQMKQETESISNQISDREAALGISNENSHSKQSEKILEDAGRIEKDDGFDIALEQMEVHRECMSMEFAKETNEKWKAQHGENLLAAHSSTLHEENIGKPGVSLEPFADHEVGEARTDCEIGGRKLEEVGVEKIIAGEKITSFEISQGKEEVSGTQSGKVDCSMRHTNELCFSSEHVCTEKAKTVPQMEFDSRSQEMKIAHEWGESKTIKHHVNVALNQEGSRNLKSSSQVNTCNDYKRSTIVDKPAAVQEAVDVHNTSQRSHIAHSTQIKEKCLNETPASVEKGAEKLRIERELEKERLRKIEEEVERERERQKDRMAVDRAMLEAEREREREKDRTAVDRATFEARDRAYAEARERAERAAFDRATAEARQRALTEARERLEKACAEARDKSHAEKANAEARLKAERAAVERATAEARERAMEKARVERAAFGSRERLDRSVSDKFSVSSRNDGRMGSSSSDIPDPQFHNISSAPGSRHPYSIYGAASFSERSEGESAQRCRARLERCRRTEDRAAKALEEKNMRDLLAQKEQAERSQRLAETLDTEVRRWSSGKEGNLRALLSTLQYILGPDSGWQPIPLTEVITSAAAKKAYRKATLCVHPDKLQQRGASIQHKYICEKVFDLLKDAWSKFNSEER; encoded by the exons ATGGAAAGTGTAACGCATTCTCGCCAACCGAACAAGGTATCAGTCACGCTACCCAAGAAAATCACCAACGGTACTTTCTCATCTACCAAAACTCTATACGACGACGTTTACGGTGGTCCACCGAAGTTCACCGCCTCCTCTATCTCGCCCCGCTTCGAAGACTACGGCGAGATATTCTCGAGCTTCCACGCCGCTCGCTCATCCTCCATTCCGGTGTTGGATCTTCCGGCGGTAGACGCCGGCGAGGTCTTCTTCGACTTCCGTCGTAACGCTTTTGACTATGCTGAGGTCTTCGGAGGCTCCGGCGGACTGGACTTTTGGTCTTCGTACGAGGACTTGTTTCGTGAAGGTGACTAtgatgaagaagaaaaagaagaagaagaagcctG GACTTCAGTAGAAACTGATTCATTTTCGGGAGACTTGGACCATTTTGGAAGTAATGTAGGCGTATCAAGTGATGGTCTCTTCCAGTCCATTGATGGAAATACAGAGTTCAACATTTCGTTTCATAAGGTCAATGGTACAAGCAATGAAGATATGTCAAAGAGGAAAGCTCACATAACTCAGCTGCCTGCTGTTCCTGGTGTCACTCATGTAGTTGATGAAACCAAACTATTTCATAGGACTGATCCATCCTTGCAGGTTGTGGATGACATTGACCTTGATATGGAATTTAGTGCAGGCAGGGGAAAGAGAAACCATCATAAGAAAATGATGTCGCGTCCCTGTAATGTTACTTCTGGTGAACAGATTCTCCGTAGTGATCTTGATCTGCATGATGGATACGACAGAAATGTTTCTCATTCCAGTGAGATGTTCATAACTGTGTCTGACGTCAGCCTCAGAACCATACCATCTCAATTGCCACCTCCTTGCCGGCCACCACCTTTATTAGATCCAAGCAAGGGATACACTAGTGAATCTCATTCCAACAGTGAGCGAATTGATTCTGAAGATACTTTTGGTGACGGTTCACCACCTTTCTTTGATGTGGAGGTTGATATTAATTCGTCTGCTTCTGTTGTGAAAGAAGCCACATACAGATCAGAAGCAAAAGTTAGGACTGTAAAAGATTTGAAGGGGAGAAAGAAGAGGGGTTCTGAAAGCAGCATAAAATCAACTTTTGATGTAAAAACAAATGAAACAGAGATGAGTGAGAATATAACTAGATTTAATAGTTTGAATGATGAGAGAGTGCTGGCTACTTGTGATCGAAGATCTGGCAAAATAAAAATTTCTGCCACAGATGAAAGGCAGAAAGATAGGAAGGCTGCTCCAGTAATTTCAAAACCATTAGAAGGGAAAAAACATTTAAACTTGTTCGAGGAAAAGCACATGAAGGAATCCAGGCCATCTCAAGATTCAGATCAAAGTATTGAAGTTGGGACATGGAAAGAAGCAGATGAATTTATTGAATTGGTGGGAACAGAAGAATCTCAAAAGGTATTTCTTCCCATAAATCATCCCAAGTGTTTGGTGCAAGATGCCAGAACATTTGAGCATTGGAGGAAAGAAGGAGAAGCATCTAATATCCAAGAAGAATACAAAAAGGTAAAAGCAAGTTTAGAAAGTTATCAGCCTGACGAATACAAAAAGAAATCTAAAGCAGAAAGAGGGGCTTATGAACAGGTAAAAAACATTAGGAGATCTAAATCATCTAGTGTGGAATGTAGACAGAGAGAGCCTGTGAGGAATGACGAAATTACTGAAATTTCTGAGCTTGAGAAGAGCGAGAAGATAAGAATGGCTAGCCAACATAGAAAAACCGAGAAGAAAGCAACTAAAGCTAATCAAGTGGAAAGTGAGATATCAAAAGAGGTTGATGGACAAGAACTAAGTTCAGTTCAGTTTAGCTTGAAGCTTAAAGAAAATGAGAAGAAACTAAAACAGAATGGAGAGCTGCATATGGGTGTGAAAAACCACAAGCACTCTCAAATAGTGAAAGAAAATGAAACATTTCAAAGAGAAGCTTTTGCTCCTGAAGCATCAGAGGGTGAGGAAAGAGTCAAAGATTCTGAGGAGCTTGAGAAATTTAATGGAAGATCAAATCAAGCTATTAAGCTGGATAAGCCAGAAGAGAATGTAACTTGCGCTAGGGAAAATGAAATCATCTCCGAACAGCATATACAGAACAGAAGTGGACTCCAAGAAAGCCAAAAAGGTTCTTTTAAAAACAAAGGAAGTAGTGAAGGCCAAAAGCCTGCTCATGGGCGGGTAGTGAATGAAACAAGGCTCAGAGAAGAAGACTTTGAATCAGGTTTGAACAAGACAAAAACTGAAGTGGCATTTGAGCGCAGGACAAATGAAGCATGTGTAGAAGATCAAAGTAAAGAAAAATTCAAAGTGGTTTCTAATGAATATGGAAAATCAAATGGACTTGAAGAAACAAGTGAGAGCGAAGGGACTTTGAAAGTTCGGAAACAAGCTATAGAGCTAGAAAGACAAAGTGGAAATGAGGCTCAGATGAAACAAGAAACTGAGAGTATTTCAAACCAAATATCTGACAGGGAAGCAGCTTTAGGTATATCAAATGAGAATAGTCACTCCAAGCAATCTGAGAAGATACTCGAAGATGCTGGTAGGATTGAAAAAGATGATGGGTTTGATATAGCTTTGGAGCAAATGGAAGTGCATAGAGAATGTATGAGCATGGAATTTGCTAAAGAAACCAATGAGAAATGGAAAGCACAGCATGGCGAAAATCTTCTGGCTGCGCATTCATCCACCCTTCATGAAGAAAATATTGGAAAACCGGGGGTATCTTTAGAACCTTTCGCTGATCATGAAGTTGGAGAAGCCAGAACTGACTGCGAAATTGGTGGAAGGAAATTGGAAGAGGTAGGGGTAGAAAAAATAATAGCTGGCGAGAAAATAACTTCTTTTGAAATATCCCAAGGAAAAGAAGAGGTTTCTGGAACACAATCAGGAAAGGTAGATTGTAGCATGAGGCACACCAATGAACTTTGTTTTAGTAGTGAACATGTGTGCACCGAGAAAGCTAAAACAGTCCCTCAAATGGAATTTGATTCTAGAAGTCAAGAGATGAAAATTGCTCATGAATGGGGTGAAAGCAAAACGATTAAACATCATGTGAATGTTGCACTAAACCAGGAAGGAAGTAGGAACCTGAAGTCGTCAAGCCAAGTGAACACATGTAATGATTATAAAAGAAGTACAATAGTGGATAAACCTGCTGCAGTTCAAGAAGCAGTAGATGTCCACAACACTTCCCAAAGGTCTCATATAGCCCATTCCACACAAATTAAAGAAAAGTGTCTTAATGAAACTCCTGCCTCAGTAGAGAAAGGTGCCGAAAAGCTGAGAATAGAAAGAGAATTAGAAAAAGAACGCCTAAGAAAGATAGAAGAAGAGGTGGAGAGAGAAAGGGAAAGGCAGAAAGATAGAATGGCTGTTGACAGAGCAATGCTGGAGGCTGAGAGAGAAAGGGAAAGAGAAAAAGATAGGACGGCTGTTGATAGAGCAACTTTTGAAGCCCGTGATAGAGCATATGCTGAAGCCCGCGAAAGAGCAGAAAGGGCTGCATTTGATAGAGCAACAGCTGAAGCTCGACAAAGAGCACTGACTGAGGCCAGGGAAAGACTTGAAAAGGCCTGCGCTGAGGCTAGAGACAAATCGCATGCTGAAAAAGCAAATGCAGAAGCCAGATTGAAGGCAGAACGTGCTGCTGTTGAAAGAGCAACTGCAGAGGCTCGAGAGCGTGCAATGGAAAAAGCAAGGGTTGAGAGAGCTGCATTTGGGTCCAGAGAACGATTAGATAGATCTGTATCTGATAAATTTAGTGTTTCATCCAGAAATGATGGAAGAATGGGCTCCTCATCATCT GATATACCTGATCCACAGTTTCACAATATCAGCTCTGCCCCTGGTTCCAGACATCCATATTCAATTTATGGTG CTGCTTCTTTTTCTGAGAGATCTGAAGGTGAATCAGCTCAGAGGTGTAGAGCTAGACTGGAGAGGTGTCGTCGAACAGAAGACCGTGCA GCAAAAGCTTTGGAAGAAAAGAACATGCGTGACCTTCTAGCTCAGAAGGAGCAAGCAGAGAGAAGT CAGAGATTAGCGGAGACTCTGGATACTGAAGTCAGAAGGTGGTCAAGTGGAAAAGAAGGAAACCTGCGTGCATTGCTTTCAACCTTGCAATAT ATCCTTGGGCCTGATAGTGGGTGGCAGCCAATCCCACTCACTGAGGTAATTACTTCTGCTGCTGCAAAAAAAGCCTACAGGAAGGCCACCCTTTGCGTCCATCCCGACAAATTACAGCAACGTGGAGCAAGTATTCAACACAAATACATATGTGAAAAAGTCTTTGATCTCTTAAAG GATGCTTGGAGCAAATTCAACTCCGAAGAAAGATAG
- the LOC127074594 gene encoding auxilin-like protein 1 isoform X2, whose amino-acid sequence MESVTHSRQPNKVSVTLPKKITNGTFSSTKTLYDDVYGGPPKFTASSISPRFEDYGEIFSSFHAARSSSIPVLDLPAVDAGEVFFDFRRNAFDYAEVFGGSGGLDFWSSYEDLFREGDYDEEEKEEEEAWTSVETDSFSGDLDHFGSNVGVSSDGLFQSIDGNTEFNISFHKVNGTSNEDMSKRKAHITQLPAVPGVTHVVDETKLFHRTDPSLQVVDDIDLDMEFSAGRGKRNHHKKMMSRPCNVTSGEQILRSDLDLHDGYDRNVSHSSEMFITVSDVSLRTIPSQLPPPCRPPPLLDPSKGYTSESHSNSERIDSEDTFGDGSPPFFDVEVDINSSASVVKEATYRSEAKVRTVKDLKGRKKRGSESSIKSTFDVKTNETEMSENITRFNSLNDERVLATCDRRSGKIKISATDERQKDRKAAPVISKPLEGKKHLNLFEEKHMKESRPSQDSDQSIEVGTWKEADEFIELVGTEESQKVFLPINHPKCLVQDARTFEHWRKEGEASNIQEEYKKVKASLESYQPDEYKKKSKAERGAYEQVKNIRRSKSSSVECRQREPVRNDEITEISELEKSEKIRMASQHRKTEKKATKANQVESEISKEVDGQELSSVQFSLKLKENEKKLKQNGELHMGVKNHKHSQIVKENETFQREAFAPEASEGEERVKDSEELEKFNGRSNQAIKLDKPEENVTCARENEIISEQHIQNRSGLQESQKGSFKNKGSSEGQKPAHGRVVNETRLREEDFESGLNKTKTEVAFERRTNEACVEDQSKEKFKVVSNEYGKSNGLEETSESEGTLKVRKQAIELERQSGNEAQMKQETESISNQISDREAALGISNENSHSKQSEKILEDAGRIEKDDGFDIALEQMEVHRECMSMEFAKETNEKWKAQHGENLLAAHSSTLHEENIGKPGVSLEPFADHEVGEARTDCEIGGRKLEEVGVEKIIAGEKITSFEISQGKEEVSGTQSGKVDCSMRHTNELCFSSEHVCTEKAKTVPQMEFDSRSQEMKIAHEWGESKTIKHHVNVALNQEGSRNLKSSSQVNTCNDYKRSTIVDKPAAVQEAVDVHNTSQRSHIAHSTQIKEKCLNETPASVEKGAEKLRIERELEKERLRKIEEEVERERERQKDRMAVDRAMLEAEREREREKDRTAVDRATFEARDRAYAEARERAERAAFDRATAEARQRALTEARERLEKACAEARDKSHAEKANAEARLKAERAAVERATAEARERAMEKARVERAAFGSRERLDRSVSDKFSVSSRNDGRMGSSSSDIPDPQFHNISSAPGSRHPYSIYGAASFSERSEGESAQRCRARLERCRRTEDRAAKALEEKNMRDLLAQKEQAERSRLAETLDTEVRRWSSGKEGNLRALLSTLQYILGPDSGWQPIPLTEVITSAAAKKAYRKATLCVHPDKLQQRGASIQHKYICEKVFDLLKDAWSKFNSEER is encoded by the exons ATGGAAAGTGTAACGCATTCTCGCCAACCGAACAAGGTATCAGTCACGCTACCCAAGAAAATCACCAACGGTACTTTCTCATCTACCAAAACTCTATACGACGACGTTTACGGTGGTCCACCGAAGTTCACCGCCTCCTCTATCTCGCCCCGCTTCGAAGACTACGGCGAGATATTCTCGAGCTTCCACGCCGCTCGCTCATCCTCCATTCCGGTGTTGGATCTTCCGGCGGTAGACGCCGGCGAGGTCTTCTTCGACTTCCGTCGTAACGCTTTTGACTATGCTGAGGTCTTCGGAGGCTCCGGCGGACTGGACTTTTGGTCTTCGTACGAGGACTTGTTTCGTGAAGGTGACTAtgatgaagaagaaaaagaagaagaagaagcctG GACTTCAGTAGAAACTGATTCATTTTCGGGAGACTTGGACCATTTTGGAAGTAATGTAGGCGTATCAAGTGATGGTCTCTTCCAGTCCATTGATGGAAATACAGAGTTCAACATTTCGTTTCATAAGGTCAATGGTACAAGCAATGAAGATATGTCAAAGAGGAAAGCTCACATAACTCAGCTGCCTGCTGTTCCTGGTGTCACTCATGTAGTTGATGAAACCAAACTATTTCATAGGACTGATCCATCCTTGCAGGTTGTGGATGACATTGACCTTGATATGGAATTTAGTGCAGGCAGGGGAAAGAGAAACCATCATAAGAAAATGATGTCGCGTCCCTGTAATGTTACTTCTGGTGAACAGATTCTCCGTAGTGATCTTGATCTGCATGATGGATACGACAGAAATGTTTCTCATTCCAGTGAGATGTTCATAACTGTGTCTGACGTCAGCCTCAGAACCATACCATCTCAATTGCCACCTCCTTGCCGGCCACCACCTTTATTAGATCCAAGCAAGGGATACACTAGTGAATCTCATTCCAACAGTGAGCGAATTGATTCTGAAGATACTTTTGGTGACGGTTCACCACCTTTCTTTGATGTGGAGGTTGATATTAATTCGTCTGCTTCTGTTGTGAAAGAAGCCACATACAGATCAGAAGCAAAAGTTAGGACTGTAAAAGATTTGAAGGGGAGAAAGAAGAGGGGTTCTGAAAGCAGCATAAAATCAACTTTTGATGTAAAAACAAATGAAACAGAGATGAGTGAGAATATAACTAGATTTAATAGTTTGAATGATGAGAGAGTGCTGGCTACTTGTGATCGAAGATCTGGCAAAATAAAAATTTCTGCCACAGATGAAAGGCAGAAAGATAGGAAGGCTGCTCCAGTAATTTCAAAACCATTAGAAGGGAAAAAACATTTAAACTTGTTCGAGGAAAAGCACATGAAGGAATCCAGGCCATCTCAAGATTCAGATCAAAGTATTGAAGTTGGGACATGGAAAGAAGCAGATGAATTTATTGAATTGGTGGGAACAGAAGAATCTCAAAAGGTATTTCTTCCCATAAATCATCCCAAGTGTTTGGTGCAAGATGCCAGAACATTTGAGCATTGGAGGAAAGAAGGAGAAGCATCTAATATCCAAGAAGAATACAAAAAGGTAAAAGCAAGTTTAGAAAGTTATCAGCCTGACGAATACAAAAAGAAATCTAAAGCAGAAAGAGGGGCTTATGAACAGGTAAAAAACATTAGGAGATCTAAATCATCTAGTGTGGAATGTAGACAGAGAGAGCCTGTGAGGAATGACGAAATTACTGAAATTTCTGAGCTTGAGAAGAGCGAGAAGATAAGAATGGCTAGCCAACATAGAAAAACCGAGAAGAAAGCAACTAAAGCTAATCAAGTGGAAAGTGAGATATCAAAAGAGGTTGATGGACAAGAACTAAGTTCAGTTCAGTTTAGCTTGAAGCTTAAAGAAAATGAGAAGAAACTAAAACAGAATGGAGAGCTGCATATGGGTGTGAAAAACCACAAGCACTCTCAAATAGTGAAAGAAAATGAAACATTTCAAAGAGAAGCTTTTGCTCCTGAAGCATCAGAGGGTGAGGAAAGAGTCAAAGATTCTGAGGAGCTTGAGAAATTTAATGGAAGATCAAATCAAGCTATTAAGCTGGATAAGCCAGAAGAGAATGTAACTTGCGCTAGGGAAAATGAAATCATCTCCGAACAGCATATACAGAACAGAAGTGGACTCCAAGAAAGCCAAAAAGGTTCTTTTAAAAACAAAGGAAGTAGTGAAGGCCAAAAGCCTGCTCATGGGCGGGTAGTGAATGAAACAAGGCTCAGAGAAGAAGACTTTGAATCAGGTTTGAACAAGACAAAAACTGAAGTGGCATTTGAGCGCAGGACAAATGAAGCATGTGTAGAAGATCAAAGTAAAGAAAAATTCAAAGTGGTTTCTAATGAATATGGAAAATCAAATGGACTTGAAGAAACAAGTGAGAGCGAAGGGACTTTGAAAGTTCGGAAACAAGCTATAGAGCTAGAAAGACAAAGTGGAAATGAGGCTCAGATGAAACAAGAAACTGAGAGTATTTCAAACCAAATATCTGACAGGGAAGCAGCTTTAGGTATATCAAATGAGAATAGTCACTCCAAGCAATCTGAGAAGATACTCGAAGATGCTGGTAGGATTGAAAAAGATGATGGGTTTGATATAGCTTTGGAGCAAATGGAAGTGCATAGAGAATGTATGAGCATGGAATTTGCTAAAGAAACCAATGAGAAATGGAAAGCACAGCATGGCGAAAATCTTCTGGCTGCGCATTCATCCACCCTTCATGAAGAAAATATTGGAAAACCGGGGGTATCTTTAGAACCTTTCGCTGATCATGAAGTTGGAGAAGCCAGAACTGACTGCGAAATTGGTGGAAGGAAATTGGAAGAGGTAGGGGTAGAAAAAATAATAGCTGGCGAGAAAATAACTTCTTTTGAAATATCCCAAGGAAAAGAAGAGGTTTCTGGAACACAATCAGGAAAGGTAGATTGTAGCATGAGGCACACCAATGAACTTTGTTTTAGTAGTGAACATGTGTGCACCGAGAAAGCTAAAACAGTCCCTCAAATGGAATTTGATTCTAGAAGTCAAGAGATGAAAATTGCTCATGAATGGGGTGAAAGCAAAACGATTAAACATCATGTGAATGTTGCACTAAACCAGGAAGGAAGTAGGAACCTGAAGTCGTCAAGCCAAGTGAACACATGTAATGATTATAAAAGAAGTACAATAGTGGATAAACCTGCTGCAGTTCAAGAAGCAGTAGATGTCCACAACACTTCCCAAAGGTCTCATATAGCCCATTCCACACAAATTAAAGAAAAGTGTCTTAATGAAACTCCTGCCTCAGTAGAGAAAGGTGCCGAAAAGCTGAGAATAGAAAGAGAATTAGAAAAAGAACGCCTAAGAAAGATAGAAGAAGAGGTGGAGAGAGAAAGGGAAAGGCAGAAAGATAGAATGGCTGTTGACAGAGCAATGCTGGAGGCTGAGAGAGAAAGGGAAAGAGAAAAAGATAGGACGGCTGTTGATAGAGCAACTTTTGAAGCCCGTGATAGAGCATATGCTGAAGCCCGCGAAAGAGCAGAAAGGGCTGCATTTGATAGAGCAACAGCTGAAGCTCGACAAAGAGCACTGACTGAGGCCAGGGAAAGACTTGAAAAGGCCTGCGCTGAGGCTAGAGACAAATCGCATGCTGAAAAAGCAAATGCAGAAGCCAGATTGAAGGCAGAACGTGCTGCTGTTGAAAGAGCAACTGCAGAGGCTCGAGAGCGTGCAATGGAAAAAGCAAGGGTTGAGAGAGCTGCATTTGGGTCCAGAGAACGATTAGATAGATCTGTATCTGATAAATTTAGTGTTTCATCCAGAAATGATGGAAGAATGGGCTCCTCATCATCT GATATACCTGATCCACAGTTTCACAATATCAGCTCTGCCCCTGGTTCCAGACATCCATATTCAATTTATGGTG CTGCTTCTTTTTCTGAGAGATCTGAAGGTGAATCAGCTCAGAGGTGTAGAGCTAGACTGGAGAGGTGTCGTCGAACAGAAGACCGTGCA GCAAAAGCTTTGGAAGAAAAGAACATGCGTGACCTTCTAGCTCAGAAGGAGCAAGCAGAGAGAAGT AGATTAGCGGAGACTCTGGATACTGAAGTCAGAAGGTGGTCAAGTGGAAAAGAAGGAAACCTGCGTGCATTGCTTTCAACCTTGCAATAT ATCCTTGGGCCTGATAGTGGGTGGCAGCCAATCCCACTCACTGAGGTAATTACTTCTGCTGCTGCAAAAAAAGCCTACAGGAAGGCCACCCTTTGCGTCCATCCCGACAAATTACAGCAACGTGGAGCAAGTATTCAACACAAATACATATGTGAAAAAGTCTTTGATCTCTTAAAG GATGCTTGGAGCAAATTCAACTCCGAAGAAAGATAG